The following proteins are encoded in a genomic region of Maribacter hydrothermalis:
- a CDS encoding 30S ribosomal protein S16, with protein sequence MPVKIRLQRHGKKGKPFYWVVAADARAKRDGKFLEKLGIYNPNTNPATIELDVDSSVKWLQNGAQPTDTAKAILSYRGVLLKHHLLGGVRKGALTEEQAEEKFNTWISEKEQAIADKVGGLDKVKADAKAAALKAEKEVNAKRAAEAAAAALPETPEGESAEEEVEAVEAAGEPEQAVETPEAPAAEEDKA encoded by the coding sequence ATGCCAGTAAAAATTAGATTACAAAGACACGGTAAAAAAGGAAAACCATTCTATTGGGTAGTTGCTGCAGATGCAAGAGCTAAAAGAGACGGTAAATTCTTAGAAAAATTAGGTATCTACAATCCTAATACAAACCCTGCAACTATTGAACTTGATGTTGATAGTTCAGTAAAGTGGTTGCAAAACGGTGCACAACCTACAGATACTGCTAAAGCTATTCTTTCTTATAGAGGTGTTCTTTTAAAGCATCATTTATTAGGTGGTGTTCGTAAAGGAGCATTAACTGAAGAGCAAGCTGAAGAAAAATTCAATACTTGGATTTCTGAAAAAGAACAAGCTATTGCTGATAAAGTTGGTGGTTTAGATAAAGTTAAAGCTGATGCTAAGGCTGCTGCATTAAAAGCAGAAAAAGAGGTAAACGCGAAGCGTGCTGCTGAAGCTGCCGCTGCTGCTTTACCAGAAACTCCAGAAGGTGAAAGTGCTGAAGAGGAAGTAGAAGCTGTTGAAGCTGCCGGTGAGCCAGAACAAGCTGTTGAAACTCCAGAAGCACCTGCTGCTGAAGAAGACAAAGCATAA
- the rimM gene encoding ribosome maturation factor RimM (Essential for efficient processing of 16S rRNA): MRKEDCFYLGTIVSKYSFKGEVLVKLDTDDPEIYENMESVFVSLGNNLVPFFIKRCRLHKSNLLRIDFEEVKSESDADRIMKSGLYLPLNMLPKLTDNKFYYHEVVGFTMVDSVHGDIGIIQSINDTTAQALFEVEKEDKQLLIPVNDDIITKVDRENKCIFVNTPEGLVDLYLS; this comes from the coding sequence ATGCGAAAGGAAGATTGTTTCTACCTAGGTACTATCGTTTCAAAATATAGTTTCAAAGGTGAGGTGCTAGTAAAACTAGATACCGATGACCCCGAGATATACGAAAACATGGAATCAGTATTCGTTTCTTTAGGAAACAATCTGGTTCCATTTTTTATTAAAAGATGCCGACTTCATAAATCGAACTTACTTCGTATTGATTTTGAAGAGGTAAAGTCAGAATCCGATGCCGACAGAATAATGAAATCTGGATTGTATTTGCCGCTAAATATGTTGCCTAAGCTCACCGATAATAAATTTTATTATCATGAAGTAGTAGGGTTTACCATGGTTGATTCGGTTCATGGAGATATTGGTATTATACAAAGTATTAACGATACTACCGCACAAGCCTTGTTCGAAGTAGAAAAAGAAGACAAGCAATTATTGATTCCTGTAAATGATGATATCATTACAAAAGTGGATCGCGAAAACAAATGCATTTTTGTAAATACGCCAGAAGGTTTGGTAGACCTTTACTTGTCCTAA
- the dnaE gene encoding DNA polymerase III subunit alpha, with protein sequence MYLIFDTETTGLPKNWNAPITDTDNWPRCIQIAWQLHDEMGKCIEHEDYLVRPDGFNIPYDAEQIHGISTELAEQKGISLSDVLDKFKIAMSKTKFIVGQNVGFDLNIMGAEFHRLGVENTLQELPVLDTCTEHTAQLCQIPGGRGGKFKLPTLTELHEYLFGEPFGEAHNATADVEATTRCFLELIRKQQYTIEQLDVKADYFKNFSEANPKEIELIGLKHINLKKASKKIADALWAKDTGGASKEEIKENLATLESASFAHLHNHTQFSILQSTISVPDLVAAAAKAKMPAVAMTDHANMMGAFHFVNGVLNHNKGVVARNEENQKRYEATQNGTLKEGEEPLNELPEPEQEITPIIGCEFQVCEDHTNKSQKDNGYQIVMLAKSKKGYLNLAKMSSIAFVDGKYYVPRIDKKIIEKYKEDVMVLTGNLYGEVPSKVLNVGENQAEEALIWWKETFGDDLYIEIMRHGQEDEERVNQVLIQFAKKHNIKLVATNNTYYAEKKNAHAHDILLCVKDGEKQATPIGRGRGYRYGLPNQEYYFKSSDEMKELFKDIPEAIINIQEIVDKVETFTLARDVLLPAFDIPEEFQFEEDKLDGGKRGENKFLRHITYEGAKKRYGKITPAIDERLDFELQVIEKTGYPGYFLIVEDFIRAARNMDVSVGPGRGSAAGSAVAYCLWITNLDPIKYDLLFERFLNPDRVSMPDIDIDFDDEGRSRVMDYVIEKYGSNQVAQIITYGTMAAKSSIRDTARALDLPLGDADRMAKLIPNMSKLKKIIGVDEKVLKDKFNSEELEKINELLNISEGDGLESETLNQAYILEGSVRNTGIHACGVIITPDDITKFVPVALAKDSEMYCTQFDNSVVEDAGLLKMDFLGLKTLTLIKDTVKIVKAKHGIQLDPENFPLDDEKTYELFQRGETVGVFQYESPGMQKHMRSLKPTVFADLIAMNALYRPGPMEYIPSFIARKHGTEEIIYDLDACEEYLAETYGITVYQEQVMLLSQKLADFTKGEADVLRKAMGKKQKYVLDKMKPKFIEQASSKGHAVDKLEKIWKDWEAFAAYAFNKSHSTCYAWIAYQTAYCKAHYPAEYMAAVLSNNMNDIKQVTFFMEECKRMGLDVLGPDVNESYYKFAVNDAGAVRFGMGAVKGVGRGAVETIVENRKEEGAFKSVFDLSKRIDLRAANKKAFENLAVAGGFDSFGTTHRAQYFHDEGDGITFLEKVIKYGAKFQENENSAQVSLFGDASEVQIPEPIVPPCEEWGTMEKLRREKEVVGIYISGHPLDDFKTEIKAFCNANIACVSDLPTYVNRELTFAGVITDVQHRVSKNGKGWAAFTMEDYTDSFEFRIFGEEYLKFRHFLMINSFAYVKLFVRDGWINKDTGKKGDPRMQFNSFMLLQEVMETYARKLTIKLDIAELKEENVRRLKDTFINHKGDHTIQFIVYEMQEKIKVNLNSRRQKVQISSELLQLLEKQDVHFKLN encoded by the coding sequence ATGTACCTCATCTTTGATACCGAAACTACCGGTCTTCCAAAAAACTGGAATGCCCCTATTACCGACACCGACAACTGGCCTCGTTGTATACAAATAGCATGGCAGTTGCATGATGAAATGGGAAAATGCATTGAACATGAAGACTATTTGGTACGCCCAGACGGATTTAATATTCCATATGATGCAGAGCAAATTCACGGTATTTCTACAGAGTTAGCGGAACAAAAAGGTATTTCTCTTTCTGATGTTTTAGATAAATTCAAGATCGCCATGTCCAAAACAAAGTTTATTGTTGGCCAAAATGTGGGGTTCGATTTAAATATTATGGGCGCGGAATTTCACCGTTTGGGTGTTGAAAATACATTGCAAGAATTACCTGTTTTAGACACCTGTACGGAGCACACGGCACAACTTTGTCAAATTCCTGGTGGTAGAGGTGGTAAGTTTAAGCTTCCTACCTTAACCGAATTACATGAATATTTGTTTGGCGAACCTTTTGGTGAAGCCCATAATGCGACTGCCGATGTTGAAGCAACTACACGTTGTTTTCTTGAGCTTATACGCAAGCAGCAATATACCATTGAGCAGTTAGATGTAAAAGCTGATTATTTTAAGAATTTCTCTGAGGCGAATCCAAAAGAGATTGAGCTTATTGGGCTTAAACACATCAACCTTAAAAAAGCATCTAAGAAAATAGCCGATGCACTTTGGGCAAAAGATACGGGCGGAGCATCAAAAGAAGAAATTAAGGAGAACCTTGCCACGTTAGAATCTGCAAGTTTTGCACATTTACATAATCACACTCAATTTTCTATTTTACAGTCTACCATAAGTGTTCCCGATCTAGTAGCTGCTGCAGCAAAGGCAAAAATGCCTGCCGTTGCCATGACCGATCATGCAAATATGATGGGTGCTTTTCATTTCGTAAACGGAGTGCTGAACCATAACAAAGGGGTAGTAGCTAGAAATGAAGAAAACCAAAAACGTTACGAAGCTACCCAAAACGGAACCTTAAAGGAAGGCGAAGAGCCGTTAAACGAATTACCAGAACCTGAACAGGAAATTACTCCTATAATAGGCTGTGAATTTCAAGTTTGTGAAGACCACACCAACAAATCACAAAAGGATAATGGGTACCAAATTGTAATGCTCGCCAAAAGTAAAAAGGGATATTTGAATTTAGCAAAAATGTCTTCCATTGCTTTTGTTGATGGGAAATACTATGTACCTCGGATAGACAAAAAAATTATTGAGAAGTACAAAGAAGATGTTATGGTGCTTACTGGAAACTTATACGGTGAGGTACCTAGTAAAGTATTAAATGTTGGTGAAAACCAGGCAGAAGAAGCTCTTATTTGGTGGAAAGAGACCTTCGGTGACGATCTTTATATTGAAATCATGCGTCACGGGCAAGAGGATGAAGAACGTGTAAACCAAGTATTAATTCAGTTTGCTAAAAAGCACAATATAAAACTAGTCGCAACCAATAACACCTATTACGCAGAGAAAAAGAATGCACATGCACATGATATTCTTTTATGTGTAAAAGACGGAGAAAAACAAGCTACACCAATAGGGCGTGGTCGTGGGTATCGATACGGACTGCCAAATCAAGAATACTATTTTAAGTCATCTGATGAAATGAAAGAGCTTTTTAAGGATATTCCTGAAGCCATCATCAACATTCAAGAAATAGTAGATAAAGTGGAAACCTTTACATTGGCACGTGATGTACTATTACCCGCTTTTGATATTCCAGAAGAATTTCAATTTGAAGAAGATAAATTGGACGGTGGTAAGCGCGGTGAGAATAAATTTCTACGTCACATTACCTATGAAGGTGCCAAAAAAAGATATGGTAAAATTACACCGGCAATTGATGAGCGCTTAGATTTTGAGCTGCAAGTAATAGAGAAAACCGGATATCCTGGTTATTTCTTAATCGTGGAAGATTTTATTAGAGCAGCCCGTAACATGGATGTATCCGTAGGTCCTGGTCGTGGGTCCGCTGCAGGATCTGCCGTTGCGTATTGTTTATGGATTACGAATTTAGACCCTATTAAGTACGACCTACTTTTTGAGCGTTTCTTAAATCCGGATCGTGTAAGTATGCCCGATATTGATATTGATTTTGATGATGAGGGGCGTAGCCGTGTTATGGACTATGTAATTGAAAAATACGGTTCTAACCAGGTGGCACAGATTATCACTTACGGTACAATGGCCGCCAAATCATCCATTCGTGATACAGCAAGAGCGCTAGATTTACCATTAGGAGATGCAGACCGTATGGCAAAATTGATTCCCAACATGTCTAAGCTAAAAAAGATTATTGGGGTCGATGAAAAAGTTTTAAAAGACAAGTTCAATAGCGAAGAATTAGAGAAAATAAATGAGCTTTTAAATATTTCTGAAGGTGACGGACTAGAATCTGAGACCTTAAACCAAGCGTATATTTTAGAAGGCTCTGTTCGTAATACCGGTATTCATGCCTGTGGGGTAATTATTACTCCAGATGACATTACAAAGTTCGTTCCCGTAGCGCTAGCGAAAGATTCGGAAATGTACTGTACGCAGTTCGATAACTCGGTCGTAGAAGATGCCGGATTGTTGAAGATGGATTTCCTGGGGTTAAAAACACTGACCTTAATTAAGGACACGGTTAAAATTGTAAAAGCAAAACATGGCATTCAACTAGACCCAGAAAATTTCCCGCTGGATGATGAAAAAACATACGAACTCTTCCAAAGAGGGGAAACCGTTGGTGTATTTCAATACGAATCTCCTGGAATGCAGAAACATATGCGTTCGTTAAAACCTACCGTTTTTGCAGATTTAATTGCCATGAACGCTTTGTACCGCCCTGGTCCTATGGAGTATATACCAAGTTTCATAGCCCGTAAACACGGTACCGAGGAAATTATATATGACCTTGATGCCTGTGAGGAATACCTAGCAGAAACCTATGGTATTACAGTATACCAAGAGCAAGTGATGCTCCTTTCACAAAAGCTGGCAGACTTTACCAAAGGTGAAGCCGATGTATTGCGTAAGGCCATGGGAAAAAAACAAAAGTATGTACTAGATAAAATGAAGCCAAAGTTCATTGAGCAAGCTTCGTCAAAAGGACATGCTGTAGATAAGTTAGAAAAAATTTGGAAAGATTGGGAGGCATTTGCAGCCTACGCCTTTAACAAATCGCATTCTACTTGCTACGCTTGGATTGCCTACCAAACCGCTTATTGCAAAGCCCACTACCCAGCAGAATATATGGCAGCGGTTTTAAGTAATAACATGAACGACATTAAACAGGTTACGTTCTTCATGGAGGAATGTAAGCGTATGGGCTTAGATGTGTTAGGGCCAGATGTCAACGAATCGTACTACAAATTTGCCGTAAACGATGCTGGAGCGGTACGTTTTGGAATGGGTGCTGTAAAAGGTGTTGGTCGCGGAGCAGTGGAAACTATTGTAGAAAACAGAAAAGAAGAAGGTGCCTTTAAATCCGTTTTCGATTTATCTAAACGTATAGATCTTCGTGCTGCCAATAAAAAAGCATTTGAGAATTTAGCAGTAGCAGGTGGATTCGATTCTTTTGGCACAACGCATAGGGCACAATATTTTCATGATGAGGGAGACGGAATTACCTTTTTGGAAAAAGTAATTAAGTACGGAGCAAAATTTCAAGAAAACGAAAACTCGGCACAGGTAAGTTTATTTGGCGATGCCAGTGAAGTGCAAATTCCTGAACCCATTGTACCACCTTGCGAAGAATGGGGAACAATGGAAAAACTACGTAGAGAAAAAGAAGTCGTTGGTATTTACATATCTGGTCATCCGTTAGATGATTTTAAAACAGAAATAAAAGCCTTTTGCAATGCAAATATTGCATGTGTAAGCGATCTACCCACTTATGTAAACAGGGAGCTTACCTTTGCTGGGGTTATTACAGATGTACAGCATAGAGTTTCTAAAAACGGAAAAGGATGGGCGGCCTTTACCATGGAAGACTACACCGACTCGTTCGAGTTTAGAATTTTTGGTGAAGAATATCTAAAATTTAGACACTTTTTAATGATCAATTCTTTTGCCTACGTAAAGCTTTTTGTTCGTGATGGTTGGATTAATAAAGACACTGGCAAAAAAGGAGATCCGAGAATGCAATTTAATAGCTTTATGCTACTTCAAGAAGTCATGGAAACCTATGCACGTAAATTGACTATAAAATTAGATATTGCCGAACTAAAGGAAGAAAATGTACGTAGATTAAAAGATACATTTATCAACCATAAAGGCGACCATACTATTCAATTTATTGTATATGAAATGCAGGAAAAAATAAAGGTGAATTTAAATAGCAGACGACAAAAAGTGCAAATCTCAAGTGAATTATTACAACTTTTAGAGAAACAAGACGTTCATTTTAAGCTGAATTAA